The following proteins are co-located in the Thamnophis elegans isolate rThaEle1 unplaced genomic scaffold, rThaEle1.pri scaffold_131_arrow_ctg1, whole genome shotgun sequence genome:
- the LOC116523263 gene encoding sialoadhesin-like — MSLLFLFSMSLAASVSPVSASWSATYPENLWAVKDSCVVLPCAFAFPSDVSATNGIVGIWFKEEDKQQITIFNSGSLEAADARFRSRTELLGDLLERNCTLVLRHLTKEDTGQYSFRFEIVKANSWTERKQLQLTVT; from the exons atgagcctcctcttcctcttctccatgTCATTGGCTGCATCCGTTTCCCCAG TTTCGGCTTCGTGGTCGGCCACTTACCCGGAGAATTTGTGGGCCGTGAAGGATTCCTGTGTGGTGCTTCCGTGCGCCTTCGCCTTCCCCAGCGACGTCTCCGCCACTAATGGGATCGTGGGCATCTGGTTCAAGGAAGAGGATAAGCAGCAGATCACCATTTTCAACTCCGGCTCTCTCGAGGCGGCCGATGCCCGCTTTCGAAGCCGCACCGAACTCCTGGGGGACCTCCTGGAACGTAATTGCACCTTGGTCCTGCGACATTTGACCAAGGAGGACACCGGCCAGTATTCCTTCCGGTTCGAAATAGTCAAGGCAAATAGCTGGACGGAGAGGAAGCAGCTCCAGCTGACCGTCACTG